A window of the Phragmites australis chromosome 20, lpPhrAust1.1, whole genome shotgun sequence genome harbors these coding sequences:
- the LOC133901991 gene encoding photosystem I reaction center subunit III, chloroplastic translates to MAALAASSTAAFAAKPRLPRARFSVSCSASGNEGGNSASLAASVKTFSAALALSSVLLSSAATSPPPAAADIAGLTPCKESKAFAKREKNSLKKLNASLKKYAPDSAPALAINATIEKTKRRFENYGKFGLLCGADGLPHLIVSGDQRHWGEFITPGLLFLYIAGWIGWVGRSYLIAIRGEKKPAMREIIIDVELATRLLPRGFIWPVAAYRELINGDLVVDDADIGYY, encoded by the coding sequence atGGCCGCCCTCGCAGCCTCCTCCACGGCCGCCTTCGCCGCCAAGCCGCGCCTCCCGCGCGCGCGCTTCTCCGTGTCCTGCTCCGCCTCCGGCAACGAAGGCGGCAACAGTGCCTCGCTCGCCGCGTCCGTCAAGACCTTCTCGGCCGCGCTCGCGCTGTCGTCGGTGCTCCTTTCCTCCGCGGCCACCTCCCCTCCTCCCGCGGCCGCCGACATCGCGGGCCTGACCCCGTGCAAGGAGTCCAAAGCGTTCGCCAAGCGCGAGAAGAACTCGCTCAAGAAGCTCAACGCGTCGCTCAAGAAGTACGCTCCCGACTCCGCCCCCGCGCTCGCCATCAACGCTACCATCGAGAAGACCAAGCGCCGGTTCGAGAACTACGGCAAGTTCGGCCTTCTCTGCGGCGCTGACGGCCTGCCGCACCTCATCGTCAGCGGCGACCAGCGGCACTGGGGCGAGTTCATCACCCCTGGCCTGCTCTTCCTCTACATCGCCGGCTGGATCGGATGGGTCGGCAGGAGCTACCTCATCGCCATCCGCGGCGAGAAGAAGCCCGCCATGAGGGAGATCATCATCGACGTCGAGCTCGCCACGCGGCTCCTCCCCAGGGGCTTCATCTGGCCTGTGGCCGCCTACCGCGAGCTCATCAATGGAGACCTCGTCGTCGACGACGCCGACATCGGCTACTACTAA